One segment of Xanthomonas oryzae pv. oryzae DNA contains the following:
- a CDS encoding ArnT family glycosyltransferase codes for MNQQLPPDRGLLPPRILLCYSAIALLIMLVFSWSMPPIDASGFRQTQTALSIDWMLRGGPFLSYLTPVLGAPWSIPFELPLFQWLAALLSKVTGMSADNSGRLLSTLFHVGCLWMAYRIILVLRPDRVLALCIVGAFAVSPLAQLWGRSVMMESTAVFFGLVFVWAMARLYVQPRAWHGGVAVAAAVLAALIKITTFFGFAVFTVLALAWVALREHGWRPQWLAGHWKLLGWGAVAAVAALVALLLWLQHADALKAQSLLGQQVTSDSLSGFNYGTLQQRLDPAVWWGTIFKKRFAGPVGSNWVFLIIVIAGLSILQIRAAVVVLLLAYLAPMLAFTNLQVVHPYYQFAQVVFATSIVGLVLWYVVQRGQAVGKPGRGVALAVFLCLLSLGSGLVSSLKNMKQAREPTAISQIAAQIRAATPEQGVVVAFGDDWSSELPYRSGRRAVMIADWASDQALQSLASTDTALGGLPLAALVDCPNKVGSTPQRAQWHAAIVQRYSASAQPQAIGDCRYWLRR; via the coding sequence GTGAACCAGCAACTGCCCCCCGACCGTGGGCTGCTACCGCCCCGGATCCTGCTGTGCTATTCGGCCATCGCGCTGTTGATCATGCTGGTTTTCAGCTGGTCGATGCCGCCCATCGATGCGTCCGGTTTCCGGCAGACGCAGACCGCACTCTCGATCGACTGGATGCTGCGCGGCGGACCTTTCCTGTCCTATCTGACGCCGGTGCTTGGCGCGCCGTGGTCGATCCCGTTTGAGCTGCCGCTGTTCCAGTGGCTGGCTGCGTTGCTGTCCAAAGTCACCGGCATGAGTGCCGACAATAGTGGCCGCCTGCTGTCCACCCTGTTCCATGTGGGCTGCCTCTGGATGGCGTATCGCATCATCCTGGTATTGCGCCCCGACCGCGTGCTGGCACTGTGTATCGTCGGTGCGTTCGCAGTGTCGCCGCTGGCCCAGTTATGGGGGCGCTCGGTGATGATGGAATCCACCGCGGTGTTCTTCGGTCTGGTGTTTGTCTGGGCGATGGCACGGCTGTACGTGCAGCCGCGAGCCTGGCACGGTGGGGTCGCCGTTGCCGCCGCAGTACTGGCGGCCCTGATCAAGATCACCACCTTCTTCGGTTTTGCTGTCTTCACCGTCCTGGCCCTGGCCTGGGTGGCGCTGCGCGAGCATGGCTGGCGTCCACAGTGGTTGGCCGGACACTGGAAGCTGCTGGGCTGGGGGGCAGTGGCGGCTGTGGCGGCGTTGGTGGCATTGCTGCTCTGGCTGCAGCATGCCGATGCCTTGAAGGCGCAGTCGCTCTTGGGCCAACAGGTCACGTCCGATAGCCTGTCCGGCTTCAATTACGGCACCTTGCAGCAGCGCCTGGATCCGGCCGTCTGGTGGGGGACCATCTTCAAGAAGCGCTTCGCCGGACCGGTCGGTTCGAACTGGGTGTTCCTGATCATCGTCATCGCCGGTTTGTCGATCCTCCAGATCCGTGCGGCAGTGGTCGTGTTGCTGCTTGCCTACCTGGCGCCGATGCTGGCTTTCACCAATCTGCAGGTGGTGCATCCCTATTACCAGTTCGCGCAGGTGGTGTTCGCCACGTCGATCGTCGGCCTGGTGCTGTGGTACGTGGTGCAGCGTGGCCAGGCGGTCGGTAAGCCCGGCCGTGGCGTGGCATTGGCGGTGTTCCTGTGCCTGCTGTCACTGGGCTCTGGCCTGGTGAGTTCGCTGAAGAACATGAAGCAAGCGCGTGAGCCGACGGCGATCTCGCAGATCGCCGCGCAGATCCGTGCAGCGACGCCCGAGCAGGGCGTGGTGGTGGCCTTCGGTGATGACTGGTCTTCCGAACTGCCCTATCGGTCCGGGCGCCGCGCGGTGATGATTGCCGACTGGGCGTCCGATCAGGCGTTGCAGTCGTTGGCCAGCACCGACACTGCGCTGGGTGGCCTGCCGCTGGCGGCGTTGGTCGATTGCCCCAACAAGGTGGGCAGTACGCCGCAACGGGCGCAATGGCACGCCGCGATCGTGCAGCGTTATTCCGCGAGTGCGCAACCGCAGGCGATTGGCGACTGCCGATACTGGCTGCGTCGGTAG